CAAAAAGGCAGTCATCAAGACATGGTCACGACGCTCAACTATTTTGCCTGAGTTTGTTGGACATACTTTCGCTGTTCACAACGGTAAAAAGTTTATCCCAGTTTTCGTTACTGACAACATGGTTGATCACAAACTCGGTGAATTCTCGCCAACGCGAACTTTTTCGGCCCACCCGGGTCTGAAGAAGGGCAAGTAGGAGGCTAGGGAACAATGGCAACTAAAGAACGTGAAAAGGCGAAAGCCCGTAAAGAAGCTCGTGCAGCTCGTGGTCCAGTGGCGAACCTTCGTCATCTGCGCATCTCAGCCCGCAAAGTACGCTTGGTAGTTGATACTATCCGTGGTGAAGATGTCGAAAAGGCATTGAACCTTCTTGCCTTTAGCCCTAAGTCGGCGGCTCGTCCGTTGGCTAAGCTGCTGCAGAGTGCTGTAGCAAACGCTGAAGTTAAGGGTGATTACGACCTCGACAAATTGTACGTGAAACTCGCTACTGTTGACGAAGGTTCAACTTGGCGCCGGTGGCGTCCTCGGGCACAAGGCCGCGCAACGCGAATTCGCAAGCGCACAAGTCATATATGCTTCGAACTGGCACAACGATAGTAAGGAATTAGGTTAGACCATGGGACAGAAAACTCACCCAATCGGCTTCCGACTTGGAATCATCCGTGACTGGAATTCAAAGTGGTACGAAGACAAAAACTACGCAGCTTGGTTGCACGAAGATGTAGCGCTCCGCAAAGTAGTTAAAGACAAGCTCTACAGTGCAGGCATCAGCCGTGTTGATATTGAACGCGCAGCGGGCAAGGTAAAGCTTCGTATCTTTACTCCGCGACCAGGAATCGTTATCGGCAAAAAAGGCTCTGGCATTGAAGCTCTCAAGAAAGAACTTCAGGGTCTGTCTTCGAACGAAGTATTCGTGAACATTCACGAAGTACGTAAGGCTGAAATCGACGCTCAGTTGGTTGCAGAAAACGTAGCGCTTCAGCTCGAACGACGAGTCGCTTTCCGACGTGCAATGAAGAAGGCAATGCAAACTGCCACTAAGTTCGGCGCAAAGGGAATTCGAATCGCGTGCAAGGGCCGTCTCGGTGGTGCTGAAATGGCGCGACACGAGTGGTACCGCGAAGGACGTGTTCCGCTGCACACATTGCGTGCGGACATCGATTACGGATTTGCGGAAGCAAGCACAACTTATGGAATTATCGGCGTTAAGACTTGGATCTTCAAAGGTGAAGTCCTGGACGTTGAGCAGGACTAATTAGTTCTACTAAGAGCGAGGATTGAGCGATGTTGTCGCCAGCAAAAGTAAAATTTCGAAAAATGCAAAAAGGTCGCATGAGAGGAACCGCCCAGCGTGGCGCTAAGGTTTCTTTCGGTGATTATGGTTTGATGGCTTTGGAGCCGGGTCTGATTACCCAGCGCCAGATTGAAGCTGCTCGTATCGCGATGACGCGTTACGTGAAGCGTAGTGGTCGTATTTGGATTCGAATGTTTCCGGATAAGCCGATCACCAGCAAGCCTGCTGAAGTACGAATGGGTAAAGGTAAAGGTTCTCCCGAAGGTTGGGTAGCACCGGTTAAGCCTGGCCGCATCATGTACGAAATGCAAGGTGTAGATATTGATACAGCTAAAGAAGCGTTCCGACTTGCAGCTAACAAGCTCCCGATCGCGACACGTTTTGTCTCACGGGACGAGCAACTTTAAGTCGCTGTAATAGCGGGAGTCGAAGCAATGGCAGAAGTCAAAGAAAAAGTAATGGTGAGCGAATTACGCGATCGAAATGACGCGGAACTCCAGTCCATGCTTAGTGAAAAGGTAGATGAGCTACACGGCGTGAAATTCAAAAAGGCGCTTGGACAGTTGGCTCAGTCTCACCTCATCAAGCAACTCAAGCAAGATATTGCACGCTTGAAGACAATATTGAACGAACGAACTGGGCAGGAGGCCTAAGATGAGCACTGAAACAACTACAGCTCTCAAGAGCAAGCGTACACGTCAGGCCGTGGTTTACTCCAATAAGATGGATAAAACAGCGGTGGTGGAAGTGACTCGTAGAGTTCGTCACCCGAAATATAAAAAGTTCGTGAAGCAACGTATTCGTTACAGTGCTCATGACGCAGACAACACGTGCAACATCGGTGATCAGGTGATTATCGAGGAAACACGACCATTGTCTAAGACTAAGCGATGGCGAATTAAAGAAGTCGTCAAGCGCGCTGCTAACGTTTAAGCGGTATAAACACCTATTCCTGGGTGTGACCCGTGACCAAAAAGATAAACGTTGGTTTAGGAGTAAGAAATGATTCAGATGCAGAGTACCTTGGATGTTGCAGACAACTCCGGGGCTAAAAAAGTGATGTGCGTCAAAGTTCTCGGTGGTTCGAAGCGTCGCTTCGCGTCCGTGGGTGACATCATCATCGTCGCAATTCGAGAGGCTATGCCAAACTCGAAAGTTAAAAAGGGTGATGTTGCACGTGCAGTAATCGTGCGCACCAGCAAAGAGATTCGCCGTCCAAATGGAAGTTATATCCGTTTTGACGACAACGCAGCCGTACTTGTTTCTGCTGCTGGCGAACCTGTTGGGACCCGTATCTTTGGACCAGTGGCACGTGAGCTCCGGGCGAAAAGATTTATGAAAATTGTATCACTGGCACCGGAGGTCCTCTAATGGCACGTCATGTACGTACAGGGGATACTGTAGAAGTAATCTCCGGCAAATACCGTGGTAAGCAAGGCAAGATTCTAGAGTTCTTAGCGGACAAAAACCGTGTAGTTCTCGAGGGTGTTGGTGTCGTGAAGCGTCACCTTAAGCCAAACATGGATCCTAAAGTACCCCAGGGCGGAATCATTGAGAAAGACGTGTCAATTCACGTTTCTAATGTTCTTCCATTGGACCCAAAGACCAACAAGCCTACCCGAGTAGGGTTCAATGTGTTGGACAATGGCAAGAAGGTACGAATTTCACGCGCCACGGGTGAGCAAATCTCAGAGGTTTGAGTCACCACAGAAGTGATGTAGCGATACGTTACTTAGGAGAAGGTCATGGCTGAGGAAGCTGCAGTAACAAAAAAATTAGCAATGCCGCGGTTACAAAAAATGTACCGCGAAGAGGTTGCTGGTGGATTGCATGAAGAGTTCAAGTACAAGAACGTCATGGAAATCCCAACTATCGAAAAAATTACAATCAACATGGGATTGGGTGAAGCTGTCGCTAACCCCAACCTCATCAAAACGGCGGTTGAAGAGTTGACCGTTATTTCGGGCCAGCGTGCGGTCATTACTCGCGCGAAGAAGTCTATCGCGACGTTTAAGCTTCGCGAAGGAATGCCTATCGGTTGCATGGTTACTTTACGTGGCCAGCGCATGTGGGAATTCTTAGACCGCCTGGTCACTGTAGCCTTGCCACGTACGCGTGACTTCAAGGGTATCAGCGGCAAAGCATTTGATGGACGTGGGAACTATACTCTTGGTCTCAAAGAGCAGACGATTTTCCAGGAAATTGAATACGACAAGCTTGATAAAGTTAAGGGAATGAACGTTTGTTTCGTAACGTCTGCCAACACTGACGAAGAAGGTAAAGCACTTCTGAAGCGTTTGGGAATGCCCTTTAAGAATTAATTCGCTAACGATTCAACGTTTGAATTAGAGGAGAGAGCAACATGAATACCGATCCTATTGCAGATATGCTGACCCGGATCCGGAATGGTTGCGGAGCCCGAATGGGCGAAGTACTGATGCCAAGTTCGAAATTGAAGGTGAAAATCGCCGAAATTTTGAAGGCTGAAGGTTACATTGAAGATTTTACCGAAACAGACGGCCGAGTTGCAAAGGAATTGCAAGTTGGTCTTCGCTATGACAAACGCGGTAGCGCGGTCATTGAAGGTATCCAACGCGTATCGAAGCCTGGTCTTCGTCTTTATTTCCGCTCTAAGGAAATTCCGAAAGTACGCGGTGGCTTGGGTGTGATGATTCTTTCAACCTCACATGGCGTGATGACCGATCGTTCGGCACGTAAGGCAAATGTTGGCGGCGAGCCCATTTGCTCCGTGTGGTAATAGCGAATCGATAGGGAGAACGAATATGTCTCGTATTGGACGTAAGCCAGTAGACCTTCCGGAGAAGGTAAAAGTTTCAGCAGAGGGCCGCATGGTTTCTGTATCGGGCCCATTGGGTAACCTTGATACATTGATGCCAGAAGGCATAACGCTGAATATTTCAGATAAACAAGTTCAGGTGAATGCTCCTGCTAAGAAGACGCGTGCAAACGCCGGATTCCTTGGCCTTGGGCGGGCGCTTGTAGCGAACATGGTTACTGGTGTAACTGCGGGCTACGAGAAGAATTTGTTAATCAACGGTGTTGGTTATCGTGCGGAACTCAGTGGTCAAAAGCTGACGCTATCGCTCGGATACAGCCACCTAATTATTCTCGAAATGCCAGAAGGCATTAAGTGCGAAGTTGATAAGAGCCAGACCAAGGTCAAGATCAGCGGATGTAACAAACAAGTTGTTGGTAACATCGCTGCTCGTATCCGCTCCTTCAAGGTCGCTGAACCATATAAGGCAAAGGGTGTTACCTACGTCGGC
This genomic window from Deltaproteobacteria bacterium contains:
- the rpsS gene encoding 30S ribosomal protein S19 yields the protein MPRSIKKGPFVDTHLAKKVENLNESGKKAVIKTWSRRSTILPEFVGHTFAVHNGKKFIPVFVTDNMVDHKLGEFSPTRTFSAHPGLKKGK
- the rplV gene encoding 50S ribosomal protein L22: MATKEREKAKARKEARAARGPVANLRHLRISARKVRLVVDTIRGEDVEKALNLLAFSPKSAARPLAKLLQSAVANAEVKGDYDLDKLYVKLATVDEGSTWRRWRPRAQGRATRIRKRTSHICFELAQR
- the rpsC gene encoding 30S ribosomal protein S3, coding for MGQKTHPIGFRLGIIRDWNSKWYEDKNYAAWLHEDVALRKVVKDKLYSAGISRVDIERAAGKVKLRIFTPRPGIVIGKKGSGIEALKKELQGLSSNEVFVNIHEVRKAEIDAQLVAENVALQLERRVAFRRAMKKAMQTATKFGAKGIRIACKGRLGGAEMARHEWYREGRVPLHTLRADIDYGFAEASTTYGIIGVKTWIFKGEVLDVEQD
- the rplP gene encoding 50S ribosomal protein L16, translated to MLSPAKVKFRKMQKGRMRGTAQRGAKVSFGDYGLMALEPGLITQRQIEAARIAMTRYVKRSGRIWIRMFPDKPITSKPAEVRMGKGKGSPEGWVAPVKPGRIMYEMQGVDIDTAKEAFRLAANKLPIATRFVSRDEQL
- the rpmC gene encoding 50S ribosomal protein L29, translated to MAEVKEKVMVSELRDRNDAELQSMLSEKVDELHGVKFKKALGQLAQSHLIKQLKQDIARLKTILNERTGQEA
- the rpsQ gene encoding 30S ribosomal protein S17 is translated as MSTETTTALKSKRTRQAVVYSNKMDKTAVVEVTRRVRHPKYKKFVKQRIRYSAHDADNTCNIGDQVIIEETRPLSKTKRWRIKEVVKRAANV
- the rplN gene encoding 50S ribosomal protein L14 → MIQMQSTLDVADNSGAKKVMCVKVLGGSKRRFASVGDIIIVAIREAMPNSKVKKGDVARAVIVRTSKEIRRPNGSYIRFDDNAAVLVSAAGEPVGTRIFGPVARELRAKRFMKIVSLAPEVL
- the rplX gene encoding 50S ribosomal protein L24, giving the protein MARHVRTGDTVEVISGKYRGKQGKILEFLADKNRVVLEGVGVVKRHLKPNMDPKVPQGGIIEKDVSIHVSNVLPLDPKTNKPTRVGFNVLDNGKKVRISRATGEQISEV
- the rplE gene encoding 50S ribosomal protein L5; translated protein: MPRLQKMYREEVAGGLHEEFKYKNVMEIPTIEKITINMGLGEAVANPNLIKTAVEELTVISGQRAVITRAKKSIATFKLREGMPIGCMVTLRGQRMWEFLDRLVTVALPRTRDFKGISGKAFDGRGNYTLGLKEQTIFQEIEYDKLDKVKGMNVCFVTSANTDEEGKALLKRLGMPFKN
- the rpsH gene encoding 30S ribosomal protein S8; the protein is MNTDPIADMLTRIRNGCGARMGEVLMPSSKLKVKIAEILKAEGYIEDFTETDGRVAKELQVGLRYDKRGSAVIEGIQRVSKPGLRLYFRSKEIPKVRGGLGVMILSTSHGVMTDRSARKANVGGEPICSVW
- the rplF gene encoding 50S ribosomal protein L6 produces the protein MSRIGRKPVDLPEKVKVSAEGRMVSVSGPLGNLDTLMPEGITLNISDKQVQVNAPAKKTRANAGFLGLGRALVANMVTGVTAGYEKNLLINGVGYRAELSGQKLTLSLGYSHLIILEMPEGIKCEVDKSQTKVKISGCNKQVVGNIAARIRSFKVAEPYKAKGVTYVGEQVRRKVGKAGSK